The proteins below are encoded in one region of Chrysemys picta bellii isolate R12L10 chromosome 4, ASM1138683v2, whole genome shotgun sequence:
- the LOC122173056 gene encoding triggering receptor expressed on myeloid cells 1-like isoform X2, which produces MESRVEGQRLVVECRYRSLDYSAIRKTWCQLRGETCSPLVSTSYTSYGYQAKVTSRRATIEDDTRKGIVTITMEKLQVQDSGVYWCALYYPPDTVYQLKTIKLVVSKATTTSVVPVTSSTGHTSLILSTASAGVISPNSSLSTERNFIILGVVLGVLFILALIGLVILYTRKSKQLKTRGDGQAEAIYEEPKDATVSQGFGNMNDPKDDKQEMPQDLKYATLAFKSRPSPRESVYANITPSRALETPHIRSSTEPVEYASISLKPLASGAKS; this is translated from the exons ATGGAGAGCAGAGTGGAGGGGCAGAGGCTCGTTGTTGAGTGTCGCTACAGATCCCTGGATTACAGTGCAATACGGAaaacctggtgccagctgagagGTGAGACATGCTCTCCCTTAGTTAGCACCTCTTACACATCATATGGATACCAAGCCAAGGTTACCTCTAGAAGAGCCACGATAGAGGATGACACCCGCAAGGGGATTGTAACCATCACCATGGAGAAGCTGCAGGTGCAGGACTCCGGAGTGTACTGGTGTGCGCTCTATTACCCACCCGATACAGTGTATCAGCTAAAGACAATTAAACTGGTTGTTTCCAAGG CTACAACTACAAGTGTCGTTCCAGTTACCTCAAGCACAGGTCACACCAGCCTAATCCTTAGCACAGCTAGTGCTGGGGTCATCTCACCAAATAGCAG CCTCTCGACTGAGAGAAATTTCATCATCCTTGGCGTGGTCTTGGGAGTCCTCTTCATCCTGGCGCTTATAGGCTTGGTGATATTGTACACCAGGAAATCCAAGCAGCTGAAGACAAGAG GTGATGGACAAGCTGAAGCCATCTATGAAGAACCCAAGGATGCCACAGTG TCTCAGGGCTTCGGCAACATGAACGATCCCAAGGACGACAAACAGGAGATGCCACAAGACCTAAAATATGCCACCTTGGCCTTTAAATCCAGACCCAGTCCCAGGGAATCTGTCTACGCCAACATCACGCCAAGTCGAGCTCTGGAGACACCCCATATCAGGTCCTCCACTGAGCCTGTGGAATACGCCAGCATTTCACTTAAGCCATTAGCATCAGGCGCCAAATCATGA
- the LOC122173056 gene encoding trem-like transcript 4 protein isoform X1, which yields MELRFLLLLLCISGFPAQLYDTMESRVEGQRLVVECRYRSLDYSAIRKTWCQLRGETCSPLVSTSYTSYGYQAKVTSRRATIEDDTRKGIVTITMEKLQVQDSGVYWCALYYPPDTVYQLKTIKLVVSKATTTSVVPVTSSTGHTSLILSTASAGVISPNSSLSTERNFIILGVVLGVLFILALIGLVILYTRKSKQLKTRGDGQAEAIYEEPKDATVSQGFGNMNDPKDDKQEMPQDLKYATLAFKSRPSPRESVYANITPSRALETPHIRSSTEPVEYASISLKPLASGAKS from the exons ATGGAGCTGagattcctgctgctgctgctctgcatcTCAG GATTCCCGGCACAACTCTATGACACCATGGAGAGCAGAGTGGAGGGGCAGAGGCTCGTTGTTGAGTGTCGCTACAGATCCCTGGATTACAGTGCAATACGGAaaacctggtgccagctgagagGTGAGACATGCTCTCCCTTAGTTAGCACCTCTTACACATCATATGGATACCAAGCCAAGGTTACCTCTAGAAGAGCCACGATAGAGGATGACACCCGCAAGGGGATTGTAACCATCACCATGGAGAAGCTGCAGGTGCAGGACTCCGGAGTGTACTGGTGTGCGCTCTATTACCCACCCGATACAGTGTATCAGCTAAAGACAATTAAACTGGTTGTTTCCAAGG CTACAACTACAAGTGTCGTTCCAGTTACCTCAAGCACAGGTCACACCAGCCTAATCCTTAGCACAGCTAGTGCTGGGGTCATCTCACCAAATAGCAG CCTCTCGACTGAGAGAAATTTCATCATCCTTGGCGTGGTCTTGGGAGTCCTCTTCATCCTGGCGCTTATAGGCTTGGTGATATTGTACACCAGGAAATCCAAGCAGCTGAAGACAAGAG GTGATGGACAAGCTGAAGCCATCTATGAAGAACCCAAGGATGCCACAGTG TCTCAGGGCTTCGGCAACATGAACGATCCCAAGGACGACAAACAGGAGATGCCACAAGACCTAAAATATGCCACCTTGGCCTTTAAATCCAGACCCAGTCCCAGGGAATCTGTCTACGCCAACATCACGCCAAGTCGAGCTCTGGAGACACCCCATATCAGGTCCTCCACTGAGCCTGTGGAATACGCCAGCATTTCACTTAAGCCATTAGCATCAGGCGCCAAATCATGA
- the LOC101938453 gene encoding polymeric immunoglobulin receptor-like — protein MGRFSARLLLLALTGPCLAREELELVTAVQGSSFSTTCYYNNDKYSLEEKFWCKMLSDQECHSRLFLSIQEKGEKYLNIAPKRRVDLTNSGTGCISVSMTELRIEDSGTYFCGVFKHQTIIPLKKIQLTVSYDAPMRLSAKTGDSISLNCSYFMMDDSRRPSNFTWCKMITATRCQPVSSVKFDQILNMQKRTRIKLDRWNRVIIVMLVALQLRDSGEYHCETHLQGSTVLLKRIILNVFTKSVYYDTVNEATSPPTNEGETAHPTVASNKEQSLPEAHFSAFLCIIMVLLVAKFPTAVLIFTIASRQRSRATSEGSQNLNQHQHLPLTVQENR, from the exons ATGGGTCGCTTCTCAGCCCGGCTGCTATTGCTGGCACTAACAG GGCCATGCCTGGCCAGAGAGGAGCTGGAATTGGTGACAGCTGTACAGGGAAGCTCTTTCAGTACAACGTGTTACTACAATAATGACAAGTATTCACTAGAGGAGAAATTCTGGTGCAAGATGCTGTCAGACCAGGAATGCCACAGCAGACTCTTCCTGAGCATCcaagaaaagggagaaaaataccTAAATATTGCACCAAAGAGAAGGGTCGATCTAACAAACTCGGGAACAGGCTGCATTTCTGTGTCCATGACGGAGCTCCGGATAGAGGATTCAGGAACATACTTCTGTGGGGTTTTCAAACATCAAACAATTATCCCATTGAAAAAGATTCAATTGACTGTTTCTTATGACG ctcccaTGAGGCTATCTGCCAAAACAGGAGACTCCATCTCGCTAAATTGTTCCTATTTTATGATGGACGACAGCAGAAGACCTAGTAATTTTACCTGGTGCAAAATGATAACCGCAACCAGATGTCAACCTGTCAGCAGCGTTAAGTTTGATCAGATTCTTAATATGCAAAAAAGGACCAGGATAAAGCTTGACCGGTGGAACAGAGTGATTATAGTGATGCTGGTGGCGCTCCAGCTACGTGACTCGGGGGAGTATCATTGTGAGACCCATCTCCAGGGAAGTACCGTGCTACTGAAGAGGATCATACTGAATGTTTTCA CAAAAAGTGTGTATTATGATACAGTTAATGAGGCTACTTCGCCTCCCACTAACGAGGGGGAAACCGCCCACCCAACTGTGGCCAGCAACAAGGAGCAGAG CCTTCCTGAGGCCCATTTCAGTGCATTCCTCTGCATCATTATGGTACTCCTGGTTGCTAAATTCCCGACAGCCGTACTGATCTTTACCATCGCCAGCCgtcagaggagcagagccacgAGCGAGGGGAGCCAAAACCTGAACCAACACCAGCACCTCCCACTCACAG TACAAGAGAACAGGTAA
- the LOC101937624 gene encoding triggering receptor expressed on myeloid cells 2-like isoform X2 — protein MGKLMHLVLLVSLSELCVAENITVVYGMEGETISISCAYSPKENKWREKSWCKHVNKTECQHVVSAHRFWLQFLKKWNGNTSIADNIHTGVLTVTMKRLQKQDAGLYQCKTDFLGEARTLKKVKVEVLGGVMETQAPEEARALHSISSLPKDHFNAFICIITVILVAKFLTAVLIFTIASRQRSRATREGSQNLNQHQHLPLTVQENR, from the exons ATGGGAAAGCTGATGCATCTGGTCTTGTTGGTCTCCTTATCAG agctgtgtgtggcagaGAACATCACAGTGGTGTATGGAATGGAAGGAGAGACCATCTCCATCAGCTGCGCCTACAGCCCCAAAGAGAACAAGTGGAGAGAGAAGAGCTGGTGCAAACATGTCAATAAGACTGAGTGCCAGCACGTGGTCAGCGCCCACCGCTTCTGGCTCCAGTTCCTGAAGAAGTGGAATGGCAACACTTCCATTGCTGACAACATCCACACGGGCGTCCTCACAGTGACCATGAAGAGACTCCAGAAACAGGATGCAGGCCTGTACCAGTGCAAGACTGACTTCTTAGGAGAAGCAAGGACCTTAAAGAAGGTGAAAGTGGAGGTGCTGGGAG GTGTAATGGAGACCCAGGCACCAGAGGAGGCCAGGGCTCTGCACAGCATCTCCAG CCTTCCTAAGGACCATTTCAATGCATTCATCTGCATCATTACGGTAATCCTGGTTGCCAAATTCCTGACAGCCGTACTGATCTTTACCATCGCCAGCCgtcagaggagcagagccacaaggGAGGGGAGCCAAAACCTGAACCAACACCAGCACCTCCCACTCACAG TACAAGAGAACAGGTAA
- the LOC101937624 gene encoding triggering receptor expressed on myeloid cells 2-like isoform X1 produces the protein MTTLLRLSRPKPGSQWALLLPQFSASQRSIRPWYIAQSPGGKRSQVPVLIPSCRIRRKKLLLGKNPFNFCSDSPLRCWIARGRDMGKLMHLVLLVSLSELCVAENITVVYGMEGETISISCAYSPKENKWREKSWCKHVNKTECQHVVSAHRFWLQFLKKWNGNTSIADNIHTGVLTVTMKRLQKQDAGLYQCKTDFLGEARTLKKVKVEVLGAGVMETQAPEEARALHSISSLPKDHFNAFICIITVILVAKFLTAVLIFTIASRQRSRATREGSQNLNQHQHLPLTVQENR, from the exons ATGACAACTCTTCTCAGGCTGTCTAGACCAAAGCCTGGTTCACAGTGGGCATTGCTGCTGCCCCAGTTTTCAGCCAGTCAGAGAAGCATCCGTCCCTGGTACATTGCTCAATCCCCAGGAGGGAAGAGAAGCCAAGTTCCTGTTCTCATTCCTTCCTGCAGAATAAGGAGAAAAAAGCTGCTCTTGGGCAAGAatccttttaatttttgttcagACTCCCCCCTGCGCTGCTGGATAGCGCGAGGAAGAGACATGGGAAAGCTGATGCATCTGGTCTTGTTGGTCTCCTTATCAG agctgtgtgtggcagaGAACATCACAGTGGTGTATGGAATGGAAGGAGAGACCATCTCCATCAGCTGCGCCTACAGCCCCAAAGAGAACAAGTGGAGAGAGAAGAGCTGGTGCAAACATGTCAATAAGACTGAGTGCCAGCACGTGGTCAGCGCCCACCGCTTCTGGCTCCAGTTCCTGAAGAAGTGGAATGGCAACACTTCCATTGCTGACAACATCCACACGGGCGTCCTCACAGTGACCATGAAGAGACTCCAGAAACAGGATGCAGGCCTGTACCAGTGCAAGACTGACTTCTTAGGAGAAGCAAGGACCTTAAAGAAGGTGAAAGTGGAGGTGCTGGGAG CAGGTGTAATGGAGACCCAGGCACCAGAGGAGGCCAGGGCTCTGCACAGCATCTCCAG CCTTCCTAAGGACCATTTCAATGCATTCATCTGCATCATTACGGTAATCCTGGTTGCCAAATTCCTGACAGCCGTACTGATCTTTACCATCGCCAGCCgtcagaggagcagagccacaaggGAGGGGAGCCAAAACCTGAACCAACACCAGCACCTCCCACTCACAG TACAAGAGAACAGGTAA